The Bacillota bacterium sequence ACTGGGTGGTGCAGTCCCGTATCAACGAGGCAAGAGGCCGGACCGAAGAGCAGCGGGATGCGGTGGCATCCATGCTGCCGAAGCTGGAGGAGGAGTTGCGCCGCGTCGCTGCCAAGACCGAGGACGTCCGCGCCAGGAGGCAACGTTTGGTGGAAGACACCCACATGCCTCGCTTTCCCTATACCGGTCCATAGCCGGAGAAGTCCGGGGGGGCGGGCCGTGGGCAAGTGGGGAAGATTTCACCGCTTCCGGGGCGACCGGACGCGTACTTTTTCACCACAACCCGGGTGGTGGGTGGGCACCGGGCCGGGAGAGGGGCTCTCCTGCACGCGGAAAGTGCCAGATAGGCGGCGCGGGGTGCCGGTATTCGACAGGAATGTGCTGCACCCCCCGGCGCCTTCGACCCGACGGATGCCCCGGAGGCCGGGTCACCCCCCTCAGGCGGGGTCTGATTCCCCAGGTGGGGAATTCTTCACCACTCGTCAGCCGGCGGTGTGAGGAAAAAACCACCACGTACCCTCACGGTGCTGACCCGGGCTCCGGGATCCGGTCAGTCTGGACCGACAGGCGCCGCTGCCGCACGGGTTTATCACTGATTCGAGTCTGGGCCGGGATGTGAGGGGGACGGCCGGGCGCTGGCCCGGGCCGCTGCACGTCCGCGCCCGGCACCGATAGTGGATGAGGAGGAGCGTGTCGGAGCGCCGGGGCAGTTCCTGGCGAGCAGGGGGGATGTCGGGGGGTGACTGGCAGGTACCTCGGTGTGGACGGGTGTCCGGGTGGTTGGGTGGTAACGGGGGTCGAGGGGGGTAGGCCGTCCGGTCCGGTGCTCCTGGGGACGTTCGCGGAGGTGATCGACCACGCGCACGGCGCGGCGCTGGTCCTGGTTGACATCCCCATCGGCCTGCCGGACGCGCGGCAGGGGCAACGCGGTTGTGACGTGGCGGCCAGGCAGGCGCTCAAGCAGCGCGGGTGCTGCGTGTTCCCGGCCCCCATCCGCGAGGTGGTGGAGTTGCCCGCAGTGTCCGGATACGAGGAGGCCTGCGCGCGCCAGCGCCAATTGGCGGGGCGGGGCCTGACCGCGCAGGCGTACTGCCTGCTCCCCAAGATCCGGGAAGTCGACCGGCTGATGCGGCCGGAGCCGGGCCTGCAGGAGCGGGTGCGCGAAAGCCACCCCGAGCTATGCTTTGCCGCCCTGAACGGCGGCCGGCCCATGCGGCACCGCAAGCGTGCTCCGAAGGGACACACGGAGCGGCTGGAGGTACTGCGGCGCCACCTGCCAGAGGTGGACGGCCTGCTCGACGGGGTATCCTCGACCAGGCGGCGGGGTGCTTACGCGGCCGACGACGTCCTGGACGCCCTGGCCCTGGCTGTCAGCGCCTGGCTCGGCAGCGAGCGCGGGTGGCGGGTGGCCCCTCCCCGGGGGCCGGAGCACGATGCCTGCGGGCTGCGGATGGAGATGGTCACTGCCTGCTGGGGGCTCGGCTAGCAGCCCCTTTTCCGCAGCGGCGGCAGGATGGGTGCGGGCGCGCACCCCTGAGGCCGGCCACGCGCGGGCCTTCATGGCGCGGGGGAGCGGGAGAAGGCGAGGTAGTGGGCGTACTGCCGGCGCTGGCGGCGGAGGGCGGTCGAGGAGGCGGCTGGCGCGTCTATGAGTGCGGCGAGGTAGTCCGCGTGGACGGGGCGCAGGGCTACCAGGGCATGGCGGGAGCCGGAAGCGGGGTCGCGTACCTCAACACGCTGCTCGCTGGCCACGGGGCAGGTGGTCGGGTACAGGATGGCAGCGGAGCGGCCCGGCGTGCTGAGGGCGTACATGGCCAGCTGGTAGAGCATGTCCCGCGGAGGGGGATTCTCCCAGAGGTCGCGGTACTTGGCGTCGAGTACCGCCGCCGGCGCAGGGGCGGGACCCGATGGGCCAGCAGCGGCAGTGGCGGGTACGACGAGCATGTCGGGACGGGGCGTGGGCGATGCCCGGCCGCGAGGGTTGTAGTCGGGGTGGTAGCCGAGCATTCCCGTGAGCCGGCATTCGGGGCGTACCGTATATCCCTCCAGATTCTCAGTCAGGAAGCGCGTGAGCAGCGTCTGGAAGAACCGGTTCATGTCGAAGAGGAATCCCGGGAGTTGCAGCGGGTGCGCCTCGCCGTCGGCAGACAGCCCCTGGCCCTCCACCAGCATCTCAATCAGCGTCAGGGCGGGCCGGTAGGATCGGGTAAGCCGGTCCATTTGCAGGTGAAGCCGGCGGAAGGTGGGGCGGTCGAGCCGCGCCGGGGTAACGCCGTCCGCCAGCAAGGCGGCTACCCTGCGGAGGTGTCCCCGCAGGGCCACGTCCTCGGTGATGGTCGTCCCAAACTGCAGGCCCGCCAGGAGTACCTGGTTGGGCAGGCAGTCGGCGAGGCGGGGATGGTGCCAGCAGGGCAGGGCAGCTTGGGCAGGGTGCCGCCGCGCCAGGGTCGCAAAGTCGATGCGGCCCCGCGGTGCCGGGAGTACCTCGTGCCGGCGGATGTAGCGGCGGTGCAGGCCGCGGGCGGCGAGCTCCCCTGCCTCGGCGGCCAGTTGGTGCAGCAGGAGGTCGGGGAAGGACAGTTGCCCTGCGGTGATGTCAACCTCACCCACCAGCCTGAGCTGCCTCAGGCCGTAGGCGTAGCGGAGCAGGGAGAGCAGGGCCGGACCCGGGATCTTGGGCTCGATGCTGATGTGCAGGGGGCCCAGGCGCAGGATGCCCACGTAAGAGCTGGCACGGATGCGCAGGCCGTCGACCAGCTCGAGGACCTCCAGTATCCCCTCCCGGGACAACTCTTCAGCCAGCCGGCGGGCGCCCGGGTGAGCGGACAGGTTCAGGCCCACCAGCTTGCTGCCGAGGGGATCACGCGGATCAGGGGCAGCCGTCTGCCATTCGCTCATGTGCAGGCGAATGGCACCGCCCCCGCTCGCCCTCTCCCCGTTCCGGCCCTCACCGTCCATGGTGACCCCCCACCGACCCCAGCACGCCTGCTGGGCCTTCAACTCTCCTCCTCTTCGGCGGCTTCGGCCTCGGCCCGGATGGCCTCCGGCGAGGTGATGATGTCCGGAGCGATCGCACGCAGGGCTTCCAGCAACTCCTCCTTGCGGTTGGGGTCGAAAAGCTCCTCCCGGAAGCGCTGGCGGGGGAGGTCCACCAGGCGGTTCCCCAGGATGTTCTCCAGGGTTGCATAGTCCTCGTAGCAGTACTCCTGCAGGAGCGGCAGGATGTCGTCCCTCAGGACGCGCACGAGTTGCTCGAAGGTGGTGACAGGGCGCCCGCGGTGCAGGAGGTAGGAATGGCCGATTTGCAGGTTGCGGGCGTCGCGGCCGATGTACTCGCAGATGCGCTCGTTGACCGCCTCCAGCCAGCGACCCAGGGGGATCCCCTCCACTACCGCATCCGCGAGGACGCCGGGATCGGGCATGAGTTCGACGAACCCGAAGCGCCGGCGCAGGGCGGTGTCCAGGAGGGCGATGGAGCGGTCGGCTGTGTTCATGGTGCCGATGATATACACGTTCTCAGGCACGCGCAGGATCTCGCCCGAGAGCGGCAGCAGGATGGGCTGGTTGCGCCTCGATTTCTCGAGCACGGTGAGGAGCTCGCCGAAGATGCGCGGGATGTCGCCGCGGTTGATCTCGTCGATGATGAGGTAGAAGTTGCGGTCCGGGCGCGCGGCGGCATCCCGGCAGAGCCGTTTGAAGATGCCCTCTTGCAGGGTGAAGCTGAGCTGCCCCTCGATGTTCTGAGGGCGGTAGCCTTCGATGAAGTCCT is a genomic window containing:
- a CDS encoding DUF429 domain-containing protein translates to MTGRYLGVDGCPGGWVVTGVEGGRPSGPVLLGTFAEVIDHAHGAALVLVDIPIGLPDARQGQRGCDVAARQALKQRGCCVFPAPIREVVELPAVSGYEEACARQRQLAGRGLTAQAYCLLPKIREVDRLMRPEPGLQERVRESHPELCFAALNGGRPMRHRKRAPKGHTERLEVLRRHLPEVDGLLDGVSSTRRRGAYAADDVLDALALAVSAWLGSERGWRVAPPRGPEHDACGLRMEMVTACWGLG
- a CDS encoding restriction endonuclease — its product is MKAQQACWGRWGVTMDGEGRNGERASGGGAIRLHMSEWQTAAPDPRDPLGSKLVGLNLSAHPGARRLAEELSREGILEVLELVDGLRIRASSYVGILRLGPLHISIEPKIPGPALLSLLRYAYGLRQLRLVGEVDITAGQLSFPDLLLHQLAAEAGELAARGLHRRYIRRHEVLPAPRGRIDFATLARRHPAQAALPCWHHPRLADCLPNQVLLAGLQFGTTITEDVALRGHLRRVAALLADGVTPARLDRPTFRRLHLQMDRLTRSYRPALTLIEMLVEGQGLSADGEAHPLQLPGFLFDMNRFFQTLLTRFLTENLEGYTVRPECRLTGMLGYHPDYNPRGRASPTPRPDMLVVPATAAAGPSGPAPAPAAVLDAKYRDLWENPPPRDMLYQLAMYALSTPGRSAAILYPTTCPVASEQRVEVRDPASGSRHALVALRPVHADYLAALIDAPAASSTALRRQRRQYAHYLAFSRSPAP